From the genome of Epinephelus lanceolatus isolate andai-2023 chromosome 23, ASM4190304v1, whole genome shotgun sequence, one region includes:
- the LOC117249044 gene encoding NXPE family member 3-like isoform X1, with translation MKVRACTRREFSVIFLFLAVAALIFGLRNVEVLEQFQHKIHSTTNATNISTDPDVNHSFCTFQPLSGEDALEERLLLDSIAWPETPLLRAPVSLENTSDPAHSTFTILPRRGGGQWQVGDQLEVMIEMSDFHGRPKKYGGDLLLARLHNMKLVAGVAGHVMDHLNGSYSAVFSLPWEGDTQVEVMLVHPNEAITVLNRINREQPDRVFFKSLFRSGSLSEITICDICLRPTQQPLCNFTDRLTGDPWFCYKPKNLSCNARINHVMGGVKYIIKGNETKLFQRGVNLRVEIRASGPPSVTVLPKNKDQPQLKSSIVTSGPSGYYYQGAWRSLNGPTVRQFNISDISPCLKGKVVHMYGDSTVRQFFEYLNAVLPDLKEFDLHSPKRAGPYMALDYANNIRVTYRFHGPPIRIVTVPTRELRYIANEIDGLIGGTNTVVLFCVWAHFGPYPMELYIRRLQSIRRAVVQLLDRAPGTVVIIRTGNPQGLTLNFAQTKSDWFSLRFNKVLRLMFKGLNVHLIDAWEMVVAHYLSHMLHPQPPIIKNMMNVILSYVCPAKGN, from the exons ATGAAGGTTAGAGCTTGTACAAGAAGGGAGTTCAGTGTCATCTTCCTCTTTCTGGCTGTGGCTGCCTTAATCTTTGGGCTACGTAACGTGGAGGTCCTGGAG CAGTTTCAGCATAAAATACACTCCACCACCAACGCCACAAACATTTCCACTGACCCAGATGTGAATCACAGCTTCTGCACCTTCCAGCCACTCTCCGGTGAGGACGCTCTGGAGGAACGCCTCCTACTAGACTCCATTGCTTGGCCTGAAACTCCACTTTTGCGAGCTCCTGTTTCCCTGGAGAATACCAGTGATCCAGCTCACAGCACCTTCACCATTCTCccaaggaggggaggaggacagTGGCAAGTAGGGGATCAGCTGGAGGTTATGATAGAAATGTCTGACTTCCATGGTCGTCCCAAGAAGTATGGGGGGGACCTCTTACTCGCCCGGCTCCACAACATGAAGCTTGTTGCAGGTGTAGCTGGGCATGTGATGGATCATCTCAATGGGAGCTACTCTGCTGTGTTCTCTTTACCCTGGGAAGGAGACACGCAGGTTGAG GTGATGCTGGTTCACCCTAATGAGGCTATCACAGTGCTGAACAGGATAAACAGAGAACAGCCCGACAGGGTTTTCTTCAAGAGCCTCTTCCGCTCAGGCTCACTCTCTGAAATTACCATCTGTGACATCTGCCTACGTCCAACCCAGCAGCCGCTGTGCAACTTCACTGACCGTCTTACAGGCGACCCTTGGTTCTGCTACAAGCCAAAGAACCTGAGCTGCAATGCCAGGATCAACCACGTCATGGGAGGAGTCAAATACATAATTAAGGGAAATGAGACGAAGCTCTTTCAAAG GGGTGTCAACTTGAGAGTTGAAATTCGGGCTTCAGGACCTCCCAGTGTCACTGTGTTGCCAAAAAATAAAG ATCAACCACAGTTGAAAAGCAGCATTGTGACATCTGGACCCTCTGGCTATTACTACCAGGGTGCATGGCGATCATTAAATGGCCCCACAGTTCGCCAGTTCAACATCTCTGACATCAGTCCGTGTCTGAAAGGCAAGGTGGTCCACATGTATGGAGACTCCACCGTCAGGCAGTTTTTTGAATATCTCAACGCAGTACTACCAG ATCTTAAGGAGTTCGACCTGCACAGTCCGAAGAGAGCTGGACCTTACATGGCCTTAGACTATGCAAACAATATCAGGGTAACATACCGCTTCCATGGTCCTCCTATCCGTATTGTCACTGTCCCAACCAGGGAGCTTCGTTACATTGCTAATGAAATAGATGGTTTAATTGGAGGCACCAATACTGTTGTACTTTTTTGTGTCTGGGCTCACTTTGGCCCTTATCCCATGGAGCTCTACATCCGGAGGCTGCAGAGCATCCGCAGGGCGGTGGTGCAGCTGCTGGACAGGGCTCCCGGCACAGTGGTCATCATCCGGACTGGGAACCCGCAAGGCCTGACGCTTAATTTTGCACAAACAAAAAGTGACTGGTTCTCACTGCGGTTCAACAAGGTGCTCAGACTCATGTTCAAAGGACTGAATGTTCATCTGATTGATGCCTGGGAGATGGTCGTGGCCCACTATCTGTCGCACATGCTCCACCCACAACCTCCCATTATTAAGAATATGATGAATGTTATCTTGTCCTATGTATGTCCTGCAAAGGGCAACTAG
- the LOC117249044 gene encoding NXPE family member 3-like isoform X2, with amino-acid sequence MKVRACTRREFSVIFLFLAVAALIFGLRNVEVLEFQHKIHSTTNATNISTDPDVNHSFCTFQPLSGEDALEERLLLDSIAWPETPLLRAPVSLENTSDPAHSTFTILPRRGGGQWQVGDQLEVMIEMSDFHGRPKKYGGDLLLARLHNMKLVAGVAGHVMDHLNGSYSAVFSLPWEGDTQVEVMLVHPNEAITVLNRINREQPDRVFFKSLFRSGSLSEITICDICLRPTQQPLCNFTDRLTGDPWFCYKPKNLSCNARINHVMGGVKYIIKGNETKLFQRGVNLRVEIRASGPPSVTVLPKNKDQPQLKSSIVTSGPSGYYYQGAWRSLNGPTVRQFNISDISPCLKGKVVHMYGDSTVRQFFEYLNAVLPDLKEFDLHSPKRAGPYMALDYANNIRVTYRFHGPPIRIVTVPTRELRYIANEIDGLIGGTNTVVLFCVWAHFGPYPMELYIRRLQSIRRAVVQLLDRAPGTVVIIRTGNPQGLTLNFAQTKSDWFSLRFNKVLRLMFKGLNVHLIDAWEMVVAHYLSHMLHPQPPIIKNMMNVILSYVCPAKGN; translated from the exons ATGAAGGTTAGAGCTTGTACAAGAAGGGAGTTCAGTGTCATCTTCCTCTTTCTGGCTGTGGCTGCCTTAATCTTTGGGCTACGTAACGTGGAGGTCCTGGAG TTTCAGCATAAAATACACTCCACCACCAACGCCACAAACATTTCCACTGACCCAGATGTGAATCACAGCTTCTGCACCTTCCAGCCACTCTCCGGTGAGGACGCTCTGGAGGAACGCCTCCTACTAGACTCCATTGCTTGGCCTGAAACTCCACTTTTGCGAGCTCCTGTTTCCCTGGAGAATACCAGTGATCCAGCTCACAGCACCTTCACCATTCTCccaaggaggggaggaggacagTGGCAAGTAGGGGATCAGCTGGAGGTTATGATAGAAATGTCTGACTTCCATGGTCGTCCCAAGAAGTATGGGGGGGACCTCTTACTCGCCCGGCTCCACAACATGAAGCTTGTTGCAGGTGTAGCTGGGCATGTGATGGATCATCTCAATGGGAGCTACTCTGCTGTGTTCTCTTTACCCTGGGAAGGAGACACGCAGGTTGAG GTGATGCTGGTTCACCCTAATGAGGCTATCACAGTGCTGAACAGGATAAACAGAGAACAGCCCGACAGGGTTTTCTTCAAGAGCCTCTTCCGCTCAGGCTCACTCTCTGAAATTACCATCTGTGACATCTGCCTACGTCCAACCCAGCAGCCGCTGTGCAACTTCACTGACCGTCTTACAGGCGACCCTTGGTTCTGCTACAAGCCAAAGAACCTGAGCTGCAATGCCAGGATCAACCACGTCATGGGAGGAGTCAAATACATAATTAAGGGAAATGAGACGAAGCTCTTTCAAAG GGGTGTCAACTTGAGAGTTGAAATTCGGGCTTCAGGACCTCCCAGTGTCACTGTGTTGCCAAAAAATAAAG ATCAACCACAGTTGAAAAGCAGCATTGTGACATCTGGACCCTCTGGCTATTACTACCAGGGTGCATGGCGATCATTAAATGGCCCCACAGTTCGCCAGTTCAACATCTCTGACATCAGTCCGTGTCTGAAAGGCAAGGTGGTCCACATGTATGGAGACTCCACCGTCAGGCAGTTTTTTGAATATCTCAACGCAGTACTACCAG ATCTTAAGGAGTTCGACCTGCACAGTCCGAAGAGAGCTGGACCTTACATGGCCTTAGACTATGCAAACAATATCAGGGTAACATACCGCTTCCATGGTCCTCCTATCCGTATTGTCACTGTCCCAACCAGGGAGCTTCGTTACATTGCTAATGAAATAGATGGTTTAATTGGAGGCACCAATACTGTTGTACTTTTTTGTGTCTGGGCTCACTTTGGCCCTTATCCCATGGAGCTCTACATCCGGAGGCTGCAGAGCATCCGCAGGGCGGTGGTGCAGCTGCTGGACAGGGCTCCCGGCACAGTGGTCATCATCCGGACTGGGAACCCGCAAGGCCTGACGCTTAATTTTGCACAAACAAAAAGTGACTGGTTCTCACTGCGGTTCAACAAGGTGCTCAGACTCATGTTCAAAGGACTGAATGTTCATCTGATTGATGCCTGGGAGATGGTCGTGGCCCACTATCTGTCGCACATGCTCCACCCACAACCTCCCATTATTAAGAATATGATGAATGTTATCTTGTCCTATGTATGTCCTGCAAAGGGCAACTAG